The proteins below come from a single Miscanthus floridulus cultivar M001 chromosome 1, ASM1932011v1, whole genome shotgun sequence genomic window:
- the LOC136450830 gene encoding cyclin-dependent protein kinase inhibitor EL2-like produces MSASPEFFKPAAPAFSPACAAQPPLVFAGDDDDYYCKTPTGSRISYLREPTTCPPAPRKPPPCRKRLFQGQPQAQGDQHQRQPAAEFSSIPVISLRLDELERLFRPHPPPPTSRSSSSSASASANKRCAV; encoded by the coding sequence ATGTCCGCGTCGCCCGAGTTCTTCAAGCCCGCCGCGCCGGCCTTCTCGCCGGCCTGCGCCGCGCAGCCGCCGCTCGTGTTCGCCGGGGACGACGACGACTACTACTGCAAGACGCCGACGGGCAGCAGGATCTCCTACCTGAGGGAGCCCACCACGTGCCCGCCGGCGCCCAGGAAGCCGCCGCCGTGCAGGAAGCGCCTCTTCCAGGGCCAACCTCAGGCTCAGGGGGATCAGCATCAGCGTCAGCCTGCTGCCGAGTTCTCCTCCATCCCTGTCATCAGCCTCCGCCTCGACGAGCTCGAGCGCCTTTTCCGCCCGCACCCACCACCACCGACAAGccgctccagctccagctccgcctccgcctccgccaacAAACGCTGCGCGGTTTGA
- the LOC136450820 gene encoding phosphoglucan phosphatase DSP4, amyloplastic-like yields the protein MNCLQNLLKEPPIVGSRSMRRPSPLNLAMVRGGSRRSNTVKTLQAPGASTSGAESSAVEMGTEKSEVYTTNMTQAMGAALTYRHELGMNYNFIRPDLIVGSCLQSPLDVDKLRKIGVKTVFCLQQDSDLEYFGVDIGAIQDYSLQFKDIMHCRAEIRDFDAFDLRLRLPAVVSKLHKLINCNGGVTYIHCTAGLGRAPAVALAYMFWILGYSLNEGHQLLQSKRACFPKLEAIKFATADILTGLSKNTITLKWEDDGSSSVEISGLDIGWGQRIPLTYDEEKGAWFLEKELPEGRYEYKYIVDGKWLCNEHEMLTKPNADGHVNNYVQVIRDGTCDEEKELRERLTGPDPDLTGEERLMIREYLEQYADAGER from the exons ATGAACTGCCTCCAGAACCTGCTCAA GGAGCCTCCAATCGTGGGATCCAGGTCGATGAGGCGGCCCTCTCCGCTTAATCTG GCGATGGTTCGCGGCGGCAGTCGCCGATCAAACACCGTCAAAACT TTGCAGGCACCAGGGGCGTCCACTTCTGGTGCCGAGAGCAGCGCCGTGGAGATGGGCACCGAGAAGTCTGAAGTGTACACCACTAACATGACGCAGGCTATGGGAGCAG CGTTGACATATAGACATGAACTTGGAATGAACTACAATTTCATACGCCCAGATTTGATTGTAGGATCCTGCTTACAG AGCCCACTTGATGTTGATAAGCTTCGGAAGATTGGTGTAAAAACTGTATTCTGCTTGCAGCAAGATTCAGATCTTGA ATATTTTGGAGTTGACATCGGTGCCATTCAAGATTATTCTCTTCAATTCAAAGATATCATGCACTGCCGTGCTGAAATTAG GGATTTTGATGCTTTTGATTTGCGATTGAGGCTTCCTGCTGTGGTTAGCAAACTGCACAAGCTTATCAACTGTAATGGTGGTGTAACATATATACATTGTACTGCTGGACTTGGAAGAGCTCCTGCTGTTGCA TTGGCTTATATGTTCTGGATTCTTGGGTACAGTCTCAACGAAGGACATCAGCTGCTGCAG AGTAAACGGGCTTGCTTTCCAAAGTTGGAAGCCATTAAGTTTGCAACTGCTGACATT CTGACAGGATTATCCAAAAACACAATCACTTTGAAGTGGGAAGACGATGGTTCTTCCTCTGTTGAAATTTCTGGGCTCGACATTGGCTGGGGCCAG AGAATTCCTTTGACAtatgatgaagagaaaggagcTTGGTTTCTTGAGAAAGAGTTGCCT GAAGGACGGTACGAATACAAATACATAGTGGATGGCAAGTGGCTATGCAACGAGCATGAGATGTTAACGAAACCGAATGCTGATGGACACGTGAACAACTATGTCCAG GTCATCAGAGACGGTACCTGTGACGAGGAGAAGGAGCTAAGGGAGCGGTTGACTGGTCCAGACCCTGATCTCACGGGCGAGGAAAGGCTGATGATCAGAGAGTACTTGGAACAGTACGCGGATGCCGGGGAGCGCTAG